The DNA segment CCTGTTCCGACAAAAATCAAAAATATGTTAAAAAGAATAACATTCTTGTAACGGATTGCGATCTTAGGTTTTAATATCATACTGCCGAATCTGAAATACCTCCTTTCTTTTTTTTAAAGCAAAATTTAAATTATCAAGCATTTCATTCAGTTCTGATGGTTTAGTCCAGTATTTTTCCCTTATTACAATTTCCATATGATTGAGATTCCATGATAAAGATGCTCCCTCATCATATCCGGATACAAATATCAACAGATAAAGCGGCGCAAACATGCCAACGAGAATGAAGATTATGGCAACCTGTCTTTCTGTGCTCATAATGCACCCCCTGCATTTGACTGATATAATTATATCGGTAAAAATAGATTTGTAAAGAACTCATACACCAAGACCACCTGCTCCACCGAAGGTCATGCTCAATAAAATTATTTTATAAAAAATGCTGGACGAATAAGCTACCGTACTGCTATTATTATTCTATATCAAAATAGATGGTGGATAACCATTAGAAAGGAGTTATCAATGCTGAATGAAGTTATTATGGCAGAAGCGAGAAGTTTTATGAAAAGCCGGGTAATTCTCACAGCAGCAGAGCTTGACTTTTTTACTTTTCTTGATAAAAAACCTGCCACTGCAAAAGAGATAGCAAAACAGCACAGTCTCGACGTACGGGCTACAACCAGGGTCCTGGATTGTCTTATTGCTTTAGGGCTGCTGCAAAAAAACTCCGATCTTTATCAGAATACAGAAATGGGGGCATATTTTTCGGCTCATCATCCCGAAACGGTCCTGCCTGTGATTATTCACTGGAATTACCTTTGGACAAGCTGGAGCGGGCTTACCGATATTGTAAAAAAAGGGACCGGCAAAGAATCCAGTACCAGCCTCAGGTTCAGCGATACTGAAATGAAGGCTTTTGTCGATGCAATGCATGTGATCGCAAACAATCTCTCCCGTGAAATAGCAGATGTATACGATCTCAAACCATACAAGCGCCTTCTCGACATCGGGGGAGCTTCAGGTACCTATACAATAGCTTTCCTCAAGAAAAATCCACGTATGAAGGCTATAATTTTTGAATTGGAAGATGTTATCCCTCTAGCCCAAGAGAGGCTCAAGGAGGAAGGTCTTTCAAAACGTACAGAATTGATAGCAGGAGATTTCTATCAGGATGAACTACCAAAGGGATGTGACCTGGCACTGCTTTCAGCCATTATTCACCAGAACGGCATGGAAGAGAACCTTCATCTCTACCAGAGAGTTCATCGTGCCCTTGAATCAGGAGGAACGATACTTATTCGTGACCACGTTATGGACAAATCCCGCATATACCCTCCTGCAGGGACTTTGTTCGCCATCAACATGCTTGTACAGACCCGCGACGGTGATACCTATACTTTCCAGGAAATAAAAGAAACTTTGGAAAATGCCGGTTTTGTTGATGTAAAGCTAATAAGAACCGGAGAAAAAATGGATTGTCTGGTGGAAGCACGAAAACCGGCATAGCTGTCTATGGTTTTACAAGTTTGGCTTTTTAAAACATATTGATTACTGGAGAGCTTTTATTATGAGCAAAGATCGTCCGCAGTGCGGACTCCTGATAGAAAACAAAGAAGGCAAAGTATTATTACAACTGAGAGACAATAAACCTGATATTCCCTATCCCAATTGCTGGGGAACATTCGGCGGCCAGATAGAAGAAAAAGAAACCCCTGAAGAAGCCATCGTAAGAGAAATTCGGGAGGAGTTGGAGTATAAACTTTCCAACCAGAAATATTTCGGCAACTTTCCCTTTGACGGATATAATATTTATATGTACAGAATCATTGATCACGATTTAAAGCTTAATGATATAACAGTGAAGGAAGGTCAGGAAGGCAGATTCTTCTCGCTTGAAGAGATTCAGAATGCAGACTGTGCTGCTAATTGTAAAGAAATTGTAATTGCCTATTTTAATATGTTTCATTAAGGAACTTTTTCCATGTTCAGATATAAACATCAGTTTTATCAAGAAATTGAGGCTATATTTTAGAGAATCTTTTAATAAACAAAGGAGGTTTATATGTTTCGGAATGTATTAATTGCTGTTGTTGCTTTGCTTACCCTTGTGTGGGTTACAGCCGGATCAGCAGAGATAAAGGAAGGTCTCTGGGAAATTACAACAAAAACAGAAATTAAAGGAATGCCCGGACAAATGCCTGCAACTACGACAAAGCAATGCATTACTAAAAATGACGTGGTCCCAAAACCGGAAAAGCAGGAAAAGAGCCAGGAATGCAAGATAAAGGATCAGAA comes from the Pseudomonadota bacterium genome and includes:
- a CDS encoding methyltransferase, producing the protein MLNEVIMAEARSFMKSRVILTAAELDFFTFLDKKPATAKEIAKQHSLDVRATTRVLDCLIALGLLQKNSDLYQNTEMGAYFSAHHPETVLPVIIHWNYLWTSWSGLTDIVKKGTGKESSTSLRFSDTEMKAFVDAMHVIANNLSREIADVYDLKPYKRLLDIGGASGTYTIAFLKKNPRMKAIIFELEDVIPLAQERLKEEGLSKRTELIAGDFYQDELPKGCDLALLSAIIHQNGMEENLHLYQRVHRALESGGTILIRDHVMDKSRIYPPAGTLFAINMLVQTRDGDTYTFQEIKETLENAGFVDVKLIRTGEKMDCLVEARKPA
- a CDS encoding NUDIX domain-containing protein, producing the protein MSKDRPQCGLLIENKEGKVLLQLRDNKPDIPYPNCWGTFGGQIEEKETPEEAIVREIREELEYKLSNQKYFGNFPFDGYNIYMYRIIDHDLKLNDITVKEGQEGRFFSLEEIQNADCAANCKEIVIAYFNMFH
- a CDS encoding DUF3617 family protein, producing the protein MFRNVLIAVVALLTLVWVTAGSAEIKEGLWEITTKTEIKGMPGQMPATTTKQCITKNDVVPKPEKQEKSQECKIKDQKVSGDTVTYAMECKDRSGTIVEISGKTTYKGNTFDGTTNTTMKSKEEGTMQMTSKMSGKYIGLCPK